In one Bradyrhizobium sp. 4 genomic region, the following are encoded:
- a CDS encoding MmcQ/YjbR family DNA-binding protein, protein MTPKTFETRCLRLPAVTKVVQWEGTSVFKVGGKMFALGGGFAARSGGYMFKVSNMAYAMLIEHGLARPAPYLARAKWVQLVGNNALPDAELTAYLAQAHAMVATKLTRKSRKALGLD, encoded by the coding sequence ATGACTCCCAAAACTTTCGAAACCCGCTGCCTGCGCCTGCCCGCCGTCACCAAGGTGGTGCAGTGGGAGGGCACCTCGGTGTTCAAGGTCGGCGGCAAGATGTTCGCACTCGGCGGCGGCTTTGCCGCGCGCTCCGGCGGCTACATGTTCAAGGTCTCGAACATGGCCTATGCCATGTTGATCGAGCACGGCCTTGCGCGGCCGGCACCGTATCTGGCGCGCGCCAAATGGGTGCAGCTCGTCGGCAACAACGCGCTGCCGGACGCCGAGCTCACGGCCTATCTGGCGCAGGCGCACGCGATGGTCGCGACGAAACTCACGCGGAAATCCCGCAAGGCGCTGGGCCTGGATTGA
- a CDS encoding ester cyclase, which produces MTRSDLADIYRDYIACLNRQDWPALGQFVHDDVAHNARPFGLSGYRAMLEQDFRAIPDLHFDIELLVCDPPHIASRLKFDCTPAGTFLGLDVNGRRVSFCENVFYQFRDGKIRHVWSIIDKPAIEAQL; this is translated from the coding sequence ATGACCAGGTCCGACCTCGCCGACATCTACCGCGACTACATCGCCTGCCTGAACCGGCAGGATTGGCCCGCCCTCGGACAGTTCGTCCACGATGACGTCGCCCACAATGCGCGACCGTTCGGACTGTCCGGCTATCGTGCCATGCTGGAGCAGGATTTTCGCGCAATTCCGGATCTGCATTTCGACATCGAGCTGCTGGTCTGCGATCCGCCCCACATCGCGTCCCGGCTGAAGTTCGATTGCACGCCGGCTGGAACGTTTCTGGGGCTGGATGTGAACGGCAGGCGCGTGTCCTTCTGCGAAAACGTGTTCTATCAATTTCGCGACGGAAAAATACGACACGTGTGGTCCATCATCGACAAGCCCGCGATCGAGGCGCAGCTCTAG
- a CDS encoding bifunctional helix-turn-helix transcriptional regulator/GNAT family N-acetyltransferase codes for MLDPVSRVRRFNRAVTSAVGALDTSFLGRGRPLGAARVLNAIGHGRSDVAEIRDYLGLDSGLMSRLLRSLEDEGLVETIAHEDDARRRVATLTRAGRREFAAYEALSNTQAEGFLAQHSQREALLAAMDLIAYALTRERVTLEEMDPRSEQARYCLGEYYGELGRRFKQGFDVSLSRDPDAKDMRRPRGTFIVAMSDTLPIGCVGLKGTDHGYAEIKRLWVAPAARGLRLGRRLMDATENAARGLGIKLLRLDTNSALAEAGQLYRRGGWSEIPRFNDDPYPDLFFEKRL; via the coding sequence ATGCTCGACCCTGTTTCACGCGTCCGCCGCTTCAATCGCGCCGTCACGTCCGCCGTCGGCGCGCTCGACACGTCATTCCTGGGACGCGGGCGACCGCTGGGGGCGGCGCGCGTGCTCAACGCGATCGGGCACGGACGTTCGGACGTGGCCGAGATTCGCGACTATCTCGGCCTCGATTCCGGCCTGATGAGCCGCCTGCTCCGCAGCCTCGAGGACGAAGGGCTGGTCGAGACCATTGCGCATGAGGACGACGCGCGCCGCCGCGTGGCGACGTTGACGCGTGCGGGCCGGCGCGAGTTCGCGGCCTATGAGGCGCTGTCGAATACGCAGGCCGAGGGCTTCCTCGCCCAGCATTCGCAACGCGAAGCGCTGCTGGCAGCGATGGATTTGATTGCTTACGCATTGACGCGCGAGCGCGTCACGCTGGAGGAGATGGACCCGCGGAGCGAACAGGCGCGCTATTGCCTCGGCGAATATTATGGCGAGCTCGGCCGCCGCTTCAAGCAGGGGTTCGACGTCTCGCTGTCGCGCGATCCCGACGCCAAGGATATGCGCCGCCCGCGCGGCACATTCATCGTCGCAATGTCGGACACGCTGCCGATCGGCTGCGTCGGGCTCAAGGGCACGGATCACGGCTATGCCGAGATCAAGCGTCTCTGGGTCGCACCGGCGGCGCGCGGATTGCGGCTCGGCAGGCGCCTGATGGACGCGACCGAGAATGCCGCGCGCGGGCTCGGCATCAAGCTGCTGCGGCTCGACACCAACAGCGCGCTGGCGGAGGCCGGCCAGCTCTACCGACGAGGCGGCTGGAGCGAGATCCCCCGCTTCAATGACGACCCCTACCCGGACCTGTTCTTCGAAAAACGTCTGTGA
- a CDS encoding MFS transporter, producing MNASSYRWVIVAAGGLLGCVAIGGMFSLPVFLQPIAKDTGWSVTGISSAMTIGFLAMACTSMVWGTLTDRFGPRPVVLTGSCVLTVSLFAASHATSLLAFQFVFGLLVGASCAAIFAPMMATVTGWFDTHRSLAVSLVSAGMGMAPMTMAPLAAWLVSGHDWRTSMQIVALVVGAIMIPVSFLVRRPPALAHAVAAPAGEGAVQGEMSMGEALRSPQFLILLATNFFCCATHSGPIIHTVSYAVSCGIPLVAAVTIYSIEGFAGLGGRIAFGLMGDRFGAKRVLVSGLLLQAFGALAYVFAHQLATFYAVGAVFGFIYAGTMPLYAVLIRENFPLKMMGTVIGGTAMAGSLGMATGPLAGGLIYDAFSSYAWLYIASWAMGLGAFLMAMNFKPFPKPQAELAPAAA from the coding sequence ATGAACGCTTCCTCCTATCGCTGGGTGATCGTCGCCGCGGGCGGCTTGCTCGGCTGCGTCGCCATCGGCGGCATGTTTTCGCTGCCGGTGTTCCTGCAGCCGATCGCAAAGGATACCGGCTGGTCCGTGACCGGCATCTCCAGCGCGATGACAATCGGCTTTCTGGCGATGGCCTGCACCAGCATGGTCTGGGGCACGCTGACGGACCGGTTTGGACCGCGGCCGGTGGTGCTGACTGGATCGTGCGTGCTAACCGTGAGCCTGTTCGCGGCGAGCCACGCCACCTCGCTATTGGCGTTTCAGTTCGTCTTCGGCCTTCTGGTCGGGGCGTCCTGTGCCGCGATCTTCGCGCCGATGATGGCGACCGTGACCGGCTGGTTCGACACCCATCGCAGCCTTGCGGTCTCGCTGGTGTCGGCCGGCATGGGCATGGCGCCGATGACGATGGCGCCGCTCGCGGCCTGGCTCGTCTCTGGCCATGACTGGCGCACCTCGATGCAGATCGTGGCGCTGGTGGTCGGCGCCATCATGATCCCGGTCTCGTTCCTGGTGCGCCGCCCGCCGGCGCTCGCGCACGCCGTGGCCGCGCCTGCGGGCGAGGGCGCCGTGCAAGGTGAAATGTCGATGGGAGAGGCGCTGCGCTCGCCGCAATTCCTGATCCTGCTCGCGACCAATTTCTTCTGTTGCGCCACCCATTCCGGCCCCATCATTCACACCGTCTCCTATGCCGTGAGCTGCGGCATCCCGCTGGTCGCGGCGGTGACGATCTACAGCATCGAGGGCTTTGCCGGCCTTGGCGGACGCATCGCCTTCGGCCTGATGGGGGACCGCTTCGGCGCCAAGCGCGTGCTCGTCTCGGGCCTGCTGTTGCAGGCGTTCGGCGCACTCGCCTATGTCTTCGCGCACCAGCTCGCGACGTTCTACGCGGTCGGGGCCGTCTTCGGCTTCATCTATGCCGGCACCATGCCGCTCTACGCGGTGCTGATCCGCGAAAATTTCCCGCTCAAGATGATGGGCACGGTGATCGGCGGCACCGCCATGGCCGGTAGTCTCGGCATGGCCACGGGCCCGCTCGCCGGCGGCCTGATCTACGATGCGTTCTCGAGCTACGCCTGGCTCTATATCGCCTCCTGGGCGATGGGCCTCGGCGCCTTCCTGATGGCGATGAATTTCAAGCCGTTCCCAAAGCCGCAAGCGGAGTTGGCGCCGGCAGCAGCGTAA
- a CDS encoding DUF308 domain-containing protein encodes MARYQLDPVHTDRERWLKQYYFVRAAFSVAWVAAAFAAAASSPVIAGALLVLYPAWDAAANFADAVRSGGLAQNRTQALNVVVSLATTVAVLVTLQMSMNRVLGIFGAWAIVSGLLQLGTAIRRWRSLGAQWAMVLSGGQSTLAGGFFIFQAMMPAVPSIANVAGYAAVGALYFLVSAVWLTVGEWRRSAAV; translated from the coding sequence ATGGCGCGATATCAATTGGATCCGGTTCATACCGACCGCGAGCGATGGCTGAAGCAATACTACTTCGTGCGAGCGGCGTTCTCGGTGGCTTGGGTCGCTGCTGCGTTTGCCGCCGCGGCTTCTTCTCCAGTGATCGCCGGCGCCTTGCTCGTCCTCTATCCCGCATGGGACGCCGCAGCCAACTTCGCGGACGCTGTTCGCAGCGGCGGACTCGCTCAAAACCGCACGCAGGCTCTGAACGTTGTGGTCAGCCTGGCGACCACCGTCGCGGTGCTTGTGACCTTGCAGATGAGCATGAACCGGGTTCTCGGAATCTTCGGGGCATGGGCGATTGTGTCCGGACTGCTGCAGTTGGGGACGGCCATTCGCCGCTGGCGGAGTCTTGGCGCGCAATGGGCCATGGTGCTCAGCGGTGGCCAGTCGACTCTCGCAGGCGGCTTCTTCATCTTTCAGGCCATGATGCCCGCGGTTCCCTCGATCGCGAACGTCGCGGGCTATGCTGCAGTCGGTGCGCTCTACTTCCTGGTCTCGGCGGTCTGGCTCACAGTCGGCGAGTGGCGGCGTAGCGCGGCTGTTTGA